A region of Streptomyces paludis DNA encodes the following proteins:
- a CDS encoding ATP-dependent Clp protease proteolytic subunit, whose translation MVNTHMNNYSASGLYSGPQVDNRYVVPRFVERTSQGVREYDPYAKLFEERVIFLGVQIDDASANDVMAQLLCLESMDPDRDISIYINSPGGSMTALTAIYDTMQFVKPDIQTVCMGQAASAAAVLLAAGTPGKRLALPNARVLIHQPSSQTGREQLSDLEIAANEILRMRAQLEDMLARHSTTPIEKVRDDIERDKILTADDALAYGLVDQIVATRKTTAAAAAA comes from the coding sequence ATGGTGAACACCCACATGAACAACTACTCCGCGAGCGGCCTCTACTCCGGCCCTCAGGTGGACAACCGTTACGTCGTGCCGCGTTTCGTGGAGCGCACCTCGCAGGGCGTGCGCGAGTACGACCCGTACGCGAAGCTCTTCGAGGAGCGCGTGATCTTCCTCGGTGTGCAGATCGACGACGCCTCCGCCAACGACGTCATGGCCCAGCTGCTCTGCCTGGAGTCGATGGACCCGGACCGCGACATCTCGATCTACATCAACAGCCCCGGCGGCTCGATGACGGCCCTCACGGCCATCTACGACACGATGCAGTTCGTGAAGCCGGACATCCAGACGGTCTGCATGGGCCAGGCCGCCTCCGCCGCCGCCGTGCTGCTCGCCGCCGGCACCCCCGGCAAGCGGCTGGCGCTGCCCAACGCGCGGGTGCTCATCCACCAGCCGTCCAGCCAGACCGGCCGTGAGCAGCTCTCCGACCTGGAGATCGCGGCCAACGAGATCCTCCGGATGCGCGCGCAGCTGGAGGACATGCTGGCCCGGCACTCGACGACGCCGATCGAGAAGGTCCGCGACGACATCGAGCGCGACAAGATCCTCACCGCCGATGACGCGCTCGCGTACGGCCTGGTCGACCAGATCGTGGCGACCCGCAAGACGACGGCCGCCGCAGCGGCCGCCTGA
- a CDS encoding ATP-dependent Clp protease proteolytic subunit has product MPYAAGEPSLGGGLGDQVYSRLLGERIIFLGQQVDDDIANKITAQLLLLAAEPEKDIYLYINSPGGSVTAGMAVYDTMQYIPNDVVTIGMGMAASMGQFLLTGGTSGKRFALPNTDILMHQGSAGIGGTASDIKIQAEYLLRTKKRMAEITAHHSGQTTETIIRDGDRDRWFTVEEAKEYGLIDEIISAASHVPGGGGTGA; this is encoded by the coding sequence ATGCCTTACGCCGCCGGTGAGCCGTCCCTCGGTGGTGGCCTCGGCGACCAGGTCTACAGCCGGCTGCTCGGGGAGCGGATCATCTTCCTCGGCCAGCAGGTCGACGACGACATCGCCAACAAGATCACGGCGCAGCTCCTCCTCCTCGCGGCCGAGCCCGAGAAGGACATCTACCTCTACATCAACAGCCCCGGTGGTTCGGTCACGGCCGGTATGGCCGTCTACGACACCATGCAGTACATCCCGAACGACGTCGTCACCATCGGTATGGGCATGGCGGCCTCCATGGGCCAGTTCCTGCTGACCGGCGGTACCTCCGGCAAGCGCTTCGCGCTGCCCAACACCGACATCCTGATGCACCAGGGCTCCGCCGGAATCGGCGGTACGGCCTCGGACATCAAGATCCAGGCCGAGTACCTGCTCCGTACGAAGAAGCGGATGGCCGAGATCACGGCCCACCACTCCGGTCAGACCACGGAAACGATCATTCGCGACGGCGACCGCGACCGCTGGTTCACCGTGGAAGAGGCCAAGGAATACGGCCTGATCGACGAGATCATCTCCGCTGCTTCGCACGTTCCGGGCGGCGGCGGTACCGGGGCCTGA
- the tig gene encoding trigger factor, producing the protein MKSAVETLNPTRVRLTVEVPFEELKDSLDAAYKKINQQVTVKGFRKGKIPARIIDQRFGRGAVLEEAVNDALPKFYTEAVNEGELNVLGQPDVDIKELKDGELLSFTAEVDVRPEIEIPDYSGIAVTVDAIEVSDEDIDKSVEQLRDRFASTNPVERAAADGDVVTIDLEAKVDGEVLPDGVAEGVQYTIGSGELLDGIDEAVIGLEAGGEATFTSELKGGAAEGKSAEVTVKVSQVAARELPALDDEFAQLASEFDTLEELKADSRKRLETSKQYDQATQAQERVLDALLELAEVPIPEKLLAEEINTRKHNLEHHQLGQMGLDLAKYLEIQGKTEEEFDAETKEQAEKGIRTQFILDELVNKEKLNVNQEELTEHLMRRAQSSGMSPDQFAQAVVEGGQVPMLVGEVARGKALAVVVEAATVTDTNGEVVDLEDEEADEITEAAAETVEAVTAADAEAPAVEAAAEPAKDDAAEAAKDEAKDDVKDAAKDEKAGA; encoded by the coding sequence GTGAAGAGCGCCGTGGAGACCCTGAACCCGACTCGGGTTCGGCTCACAGTCGAGGTGCCCTTCGAGGAGCTCAAGGACAGCCTCGACGCGGCGTACAAGAAGATCAACCAGCAGGTCACGGTGAAGGGCTTCCGCAAGGGCAAGATCCCGGCCCGGATCATCGACCAGCGGTTCGGCCGTGGTGCTGTGCTGGAGGAGGCCGTCAACGACGCCCTCCCGAAGTTCTACACCGAAGCGGTCAACGAGGGTGAGCTGAACGTTCTCGGCCAGCCCGACGTCGACATCAAGGAGCTGAAGGACGGCGAGCTGCTCTCCTTCACCGCCGAGGTCGACGTGCGTCCCGAGATCGAGATCCCGGACTACTCCGGCATCGCGGTCACCGTCGACGCCATCGAGGTCAGCGACGAGGACATCGACAAGTCGGTCGAGCAGCTCCGCGACCGCTTCGCCTCGACCAACCCGGTCGAGCGCGCCGCCGCCGACGGCGATGTCGTCACGATCGACCTGGAAGCCAAGGTCGACGGCGAGGTCCTGCCCGACGGGGTCGCCGAGGGTGTGCAGTACACCATCGGCTCCGGCGAGCTGCTCGACGGTATCGACGAGGCCGTCATCGGCCTGGAGGCCGGTGGCGAGGCCACCTTCACCTCCGAGCTGAAGGGCGGTGCCGCCGAGGGCAAGTCCGCCGAGGTCACCGTCAAGGTCAGCCAGGTCGCCGCCCGTGAGCTGCCCGCGCTGGACGACGAGTTCGCGCAGCTGGCCAGCGAGTTCGACACCCTCGAAGAGCTGAAGGCCGACAGCCGCAAGCGGCTGGAGACCAGCAAGCAGTACGACCAGGCCACCCAGGCCCAGGAGCGGGTCCTCGACGCGCTGCTGGAGCTGGCCGAGGTCCCGATCCCCGAGAAGCTGCTCGCGGAGGAGATCAACACCCGCAAGCACAACCTTGAGCACCACCAGCTCGGCCAGATGGGCCTCGACCTCGCGAAGTACCTGGAGATCCAGGGCAAGACCGAGGAAGAGTTCGACGCCGAGACCAAGGAGCAGGCGGAGAAGGGCATCCGGACCCAGTTCATCCTTGACGAGCTGGTCAACAAGGAGAAGCTGAACGTCAACCAGGAGGAGCTGACCGAGCACCTCATGCGGCGCGCGCAGTCCTCCGGCATGTCTCCCGACCAGTTCGCCCAGGCGGTTGTCGAGGGTGGCCAGGTGCCGATGCTCGTCGGCGAGGTCGCCCGCGGCAAGGCGCTCGCCGTGGTCGTCGAGGCCGCCACGGTCACCGACACCAACGGTGAGGTCGTCGACCTGGAGGACGAGGAGGCCGACGAGATCACCGAGGCCGCCGCCGAGACGGTCGAGGCCGTCACCGCCGCCGACGCCGAGGCCCCCGCTGTCGAGGCCGCCGCCGAGCCGGCCAAGGACGACGCCGCGGAAGCAGCCAAGGACGAGGCCAAGGACGACGTGAAGGACGCGGCCAAGGACGAGAAGGCCGGGGCCTGA